The following coding sequences lie in one Rutidosis leptorrhynchoides isolate AG116_Rl617_1_P2 chromosome 6, CSIRO_AGI_Rlap_v1, whole genome shotgun sequence genomic window:
- the LOC139854041 gene encoding protein FAR1-RELATED SEQUENCE 5-like — translation MASSSICASDSTSRVEGSTSVAASSGFDSAQSDAECSGAIVKQVDISSIIRESVNGSQEYLPVVPDHLKPVIGTLFQSYDACQLFYESYGEAGGFDTKRSSQNRNAAGIVIYKVFCCNRSGTSSHLAYDSLVDFNLPIAKDSVEGGVEGDVEGDSEVDVDGNGESNVELSKADKRKKRKKEKKPLIRKVFTIKTGCSASLRCKLAGDKVMIWKFYEGHNHKLVSVGNRQQMKINRRIGLDDAQMLFDLNTKSNVGATTTYNIVSDLNGGFSLVGPSSVDFQNFRRDMNRYVGESDAHIFIENLLWKQEVLPNFTCEYKCGNDGTLLGVFWSDYVSKVNYQEFGDIVSFDATYKTNKYKMVFVPLTEIDNHKKFVCFDAALLTGESIESFNWFLDCFLKTFGNEPSLVVTDHDPAMKEAIDLKFKHAKHRLCMWHISSKMRDKVLCF, via the exons GTTCTGGAGCAATTGTTAAACAAGTTGATATATCTTCAATAATTAGAGAAAGTGTTAATGGTTCACAAGAATATTTACCTGTTGTTCCTGATCATTTGAAACCTGTTATTGGTACTTTATTTCAATCGTATGATGCATGTCAGTTGTTTTATGAGTCCTATGGCGAGGCTGGTGGATTTGATACTAAAAGATCTTCGCAAAATAGAAATGCAGCTGGGATTGTTATTTACAAGGTTTTTTGTTGTAATAGATCCGGTACCTCTAGTCATCTCGCCTATGATTCTCTTGTAGATTTTAATCTACCTATTGCTAAAGATTCAGTTGAAGGTGGTGTGGAAGGTGATGTTGAAGGTGACTCAGAAGTTGATGTTGATGGTAATGGTGAATCTAATGTTGAACTTTCTAAAGCTGATAAAAGGAAgaaaagaaagaaggaaaaaaaacCTCTTATTCGTAAAGTTTTCACAATCAAGACTGGTTGTTCTGCATCTCTTAGATGTAAGTTAGCTGGTGATAAGGTGATGATTTGGAAGTTCTATGAAGGTCACAATCATAAGTTAGTTTCTGTAGGTAATAGACAACAAATGAAGATAAACAGAAGGATTGGTTTAGATGACGCGCAAATGTTGTTTGATTTAAATACTAAATCTAATGTTGGTGCTACTACAACTTATAACATTGTCTCAGATCTTAATGGTGGTTTTAGTCTGGTTGGTCCTTCTTCTGTTGATTTTCAAAACTTTAGGCGTGACATGAATCGGTATGTAGGTGAAAGTGATGCACACATTTTTATAGAGAATCTTCTTTGGAAGCAAGAAGTTTTACCAAACTTCACTTGCGAGTATAAATGTGGTAATGATGGTACTTTACTTGGAGTATTCTGGTCTGATTATGTCTCTAAAGTTAATTATCAAGAGTTTGGTGATATCGTGTCTTTTGATGCAACTTACAAGACAAACAA GTACAAGATGGTGTTTGTTCCTCTTACTGAAATTGATAATCATAAGAAATTTGTGTGTTTTGATGCTGCTCTACTTACTGGTGAAAGTATTGAATCGTTTAACTGGTTTCTAGACTGTTTCTTGAAAACTTTTGGGAATGAACCTTCATTAGTTGTCACCGATCATGATCCTGCAATGAAAGAGGCTATTGATTTGAAATTTAAACATGCAAAACACCGATTGTGCATGTGGCATATAAGTTCCAAAATGCGTGATAAGGTTTTATGTTTTTAA